The genomic segment GCCCGGCAGGTCGCCCAGATGAAAGTTCAGCGCGGTGGTACCGGCGGCCGGTAGGACGATGACCGGTTGCCACAGCACCGTATCGGGCGCACCGGCGTCGGGCACCGGGGCCGGTTCGGGCCGCGCCGCGGCGTACTCGCGAACGACCAGTGGCGGCACCGGCGCGGCGACCACCCGGGCCTGCTGTGCGGCGTACCGCTGCACGGCCAACGAGGCGGGCTGCCGGCCGGCCACGGCGAGGTACGCGTCCACCGCGGGGGCCAGAGTGGCGGCCCGGTCGGTGGCGTATTTGGCCGCCCGGTCCCCGTCCCGCTTCAAGTCCTCGTCCCGTTCGACAGCGGGAATACTCGGATCGAGCTTGCGAAGGGACATCCCCCCCGCCGGTCCCGTCACGTGAAGGTCCTCGTTCGCCACGCTGTGATGCCGTTTCAGCTTCGCATCGCTGTTCGCGCCTGAGAACGCGGGTGGTCGCCCTCCCGGCGCCGGTAGCATGCCGAGCGGTCCCATCGGAGGAACGTATCCCCCGCTCCCGTTGCCCCCCGGCGGCAGATTCCCTGCCCCGTTCAACCCGCCCGGCCCGGCCGGCCCCCCACCCGGTGGCGGCGCGACGGCGTTCGGAACCGGGTGCGGCACCGGCATCGCCGGGGACATCACGTGGGGCGGACGGACTTCTCTCAGCGGCGGGATCGACGGGACGTTCCCTCCCCGACCCGGCGCGCCTCCGCCCGTCCCGGAGCCGCCGAAGCCCGGTGCCGGGACCGAGAATTGGTTCGCCGCGTTGTTCGGGAGTGCGAAGCTCTCGGCCTTCGCGACCTGCGGGGCAGCGGGCGCCACGACCGTCGCGCCGTGGTCAAACGCACGGAGCTCGCCGGCCATCGCTGGGGCCCGGTCGGCCTGGAGCGTCTGCGAGTCCCCGCTTGCCAATTGGGGAACCGGACGGGCGGGGTCCGCGGCGCTCGCCGTGGCGTCGTCGCCCCAACCGGCAGCGACCGCGAGGAAGGCGGCGAGGCCAACGGACCCGAGCGTACTGAAGCCGAGCGGGAACCGGCCGGTCGGTCGCGCCAGCGACAGCGCGCCGCAACAGAGAGCAAACGCGGCCAGTCCCCCGACGCCGTACCACACCCCCGAGCGGAACTGCTGCACCGGCGCACGGGCGGCGACGGCGGTCGCCTCCTTCGGCTTCTCGCGCTCGCGGTCGCGCGCTCGCGGCCGCGGCGGCGGTCCGCTCGATCTCCGTCGTGTCGCGGGCCGTCGCGCCGACCGCGTCCAAATCGAGCTTCGCCTGGGCGACGGCCCGCACGGCGGTTTCGTAGAGCGGGGCGTAGGTCTCGAACAGCTTGCGCTGGTCGCGCACCGGTGCGGGCTCGGTCCACGTCGCGTACTGGCCGTTCTGAACCAGCAGGCGCGCCACGTCGGGGCTCGGGAACGGCGCCCGGACGTGCGGGTGGGCCGGTTGTTCCACGAACCGGCGCCACCCCTGCGTCCCGAGCAGCAGGTCGAGCGCCTCGCCGGCCCTCGGGTCGTCGGTCAACAAGAAGTCCGCGTACTCCAGGTCGTCCGGGCTCTTCACCTCGCCGGCCAGCAGAAAGTGCGTCGGCATGAGCCGGTCCTTCGCGCCCGGGGCGACGCCGGAGTTGACCGCCGCCGCCCACAGCACCGCTGCCGCCGGCGCGCCCTTCTCGTCGGTCGCCGTGACCGACAGTTGGACCTCGGACCCGGCCCGGAAGGTCCCGGCCGGGAGCGGCGCCGCCGGGGCCGCGGTCCGGATGGCGTATTGGAGTTTCAGCTCCTCGCCCGGTTTGCGGAACACGAGCCGCTCCGCGACCGGCTTCAGGTCCGGTTTCGGCTCGCCGGGCACCTCGGCGAGTTCCTCGAACGCGGTGACGCGCACCACCCCGCCGCGCGGATCGGGGCCGGCCATGAGGCGGACGATCTGCGGCAGTTCGGGCTCGACGACCACCTTTTGCGTGTCGCTGAGGTGGCCGCGGGTGTACGCGCCGACAACGAGCGTGCGAACCCGGCCGACCGAGTACAACCGCACCCGGATCGGCGTGCCGGGCGCGGTGACCGGGTCCAGAACGGACATCACCACACCGTCCGACGCTTGCTCCGGGAGCAGGAAGCCGGTGCGGGCGGCGACCGCGCCGGGGCCGCCGAACAGCGCGACGGCCGAACTGGGCACCGGCCCGCTGGTCAGAATCGGGGCGTACGCCCCGGCCGGGGCGTCGAGTTTGAGCCACGCCCGCCCCCCGAGCTTGGGCGTGTACGTGAACGCGGCGAGCCCGCGGTTCGCGCCCGGGTGGCGGTCGTCGCGCAGCGACTCGACCTTCGCCAGCTCCTCGCGCCCGTCGGTCACGGTGCCGCGGATGTCCACCGGCTGACCGGCGGGCGTGGTCGCACGGACGTAGACCTTGCACGGCACGCCCGCGACCACCGTGTCGCCGCACTCGGGGAAGAACTCGACCTTGAGCCGGTTGCCGACCACCGGGACGCGCTGGGCGACGGTCTCTTCACCGCCCAGGGGCGTGCGGAACGTCACCCTGAGGCGCACGTCGCCATCCGGCACCTCGGCCGGTAGCCGGAACCGGATGCGCGCCCGTCCGTCCGCGTCGGTCTCCTTCGGCGCCTCGATGCCGTCAAGGGGCTCGCCGTCCGCTTGAGCCGTGACCGCCGTGACCGCCGCGCCCGGCAGGGCTTTGTCCTGGAACTTGAGTTCGGCCCACGCGTCGACCGTCTGGCCGGGCGCGAACGCCGCCGCCCGGAACCCGATCTGTTTGCGACAGGTGTCCGCGGCGCCGGTCCGCACCGTCACGGTGCGGGTGACCGGCAGCGGTACGGTCGGGGGCCGTCCGCCCGGGAGCTCCTGCTCGTGGAGGACGAGGGTGTAATCGCCGTCCGCGAGGTCCTCCGGCAGAACGAACTCGCCGCACCCCACGCCGCGAACCGGTTGACCGTCGGCCGTGCGCACCAGATCGACCCGCCCCGCGCCGCTCACCCGGACGAGACCGGTGGTGCCCGTTACGCTCAGTCCGGACACGGTCCGGTGGTCGCCGGGGCGGCGGAGCTCGTACCGGAGCACCTGTTCGCGGCCCGGCGGACGGAAGGTCGCGCGGTCGAGCGTGAGCGAGCGGAAGAACAGCCGCTCGCCCGGCCGGTACGCGGCCTTGTCGGTCACGAGCAGCGTGGCGAACGCCGGCCCGGCGAGGCGGACCCGCTCCTGCAGTTCGGTCCGCGCCAGGGTCTTTTCGTCCACCTGCGCGACGACGAGGTACAGTTCCGCGTTGGGCTTCACTTGTGCCCACGCCGCTGCCGGCAGGCGGAGCGGGTGCGTGTCCCCCTTGCGTTCGGGATCGAGCGGTTGGCTGAAGATGACGGCGTCCGAAGCGTCAACGGCGTGAACCTCCGCGACCATGCGCTTGCCCGCGGTCTCCCAGAGCGGCCGGCTGTCGCGGACGACTACGAGGAAGTCGTTGGGCGCGCCGGGCTGGACGGTCGCGGGCTTCTGGACCTCCACGACGAGCTTGCGGTTGGCGTCCGCCTGCACCGCCTCCTTCTGGGCACTCACCCACTTGCTCAAGAGGGACGCCTGCGCCTGCTCGGCGGCGGCGAGCTTGAGGCCCGCGTCGCTCAGGCTCTGGGCGCGGCGGAGCCGCACGGTCTCCACGGCACCGACGGCGTCATCGGCCGCGCGCCACGCGGCCCGGGCGTCGCGGTTCGCGGCGGCGGCCCGGTCGAAGATTTCGAGGACCGACACGACGGTGCCCGGAACGGCAATCAGAACTGCGGCGGCGACCGCCCACGCGAGGACCGCGGGCACCCGAAGCGTGCGGCCGCGCCGGTCGCCCCCGTTCCCTGTGGCAGCGGCGCGGGGGTGGGAACCGGGGCGGGTACGGAAGCGGGGGCGGGGTGCGGCTCCCGACCTTGGTGGGAACCGGCGGCTCGAACCGCGTGCCCGGGAACGCGCCCTTGGCGGCCCGCGCGATCAGCCCCTGGACGCGGGCGGTCTCGACGCGCCGCGCGCACGCCGGGCACGTCGCGAGGTGCTCCTCCACCGCCGCCGCCTCCGGACCGTCGAGGAGGCCGTACAGTTGGTCGAGCAACAGGGAGTGACAGTGTTCGCAATTCATCTTGCTCAGAGGAACGGGACCGAACGGCGACGGGGGAACCACCGCAACGGGGCCGCTCCCGCGACCCGCTCCGGTACTCACCCGTTATCGTTCATCCTTCGTCCTTTTCTCCAACGGGGTTGAGCACCTTACGGAGCTTGATGAGCGCGGCGCGCATCTGCGTCTTCACGGTGCCGACCGGGGCGTTGCGGATCTCGGCGATCTGCTCGTAGGTGAGGTCGCCGTTCTGGCGGAGCAGGAACACTTCCTTTTCGTCCTGCCGCAGTTGGGTGATCGCCTGGCGCAACCGGTCGAGGGCCTCCTGGTCCTCGACCCCTTGCCCGGGCGTCTCGTCCCGCGTGGGGATCATCAGGTCCTCCTCCGGGAGCGGGCGGCTCTTGCGGTTCCAGGCCGAGCGCTGGAAGTCCTTGGCGGCGTTCAGGCCGACGCGGAAGATCCACGCCCGGAGGTTCTGCACGTCCGGAACGGACGCCCGCGCGCGCCAGCACTTCAAAAACGCCTCTTGTGCGGCGTCCTGCGCGTCGTCGGCGTTGCCGAGCAGGTACAGGAGTGTGCTGACGAGTTCGTCGCGCACCTGGTTGAACATGGCCACGAGCGCGTCGTCGCCGGGCCGGCCGCCCGCGGGAGGGGGGCCGACGGGCGGTGGGGCCGGGGCGGGGTCCGTACCCGCGGGGGGCCTCACGATCGGTGGCGCGCCGTGTTTGGCCATATCCTCCTACCAATTACGACGACGACCGACCGGGGACCGATTGGCGAAATGCCGGAGGGACACGAAAGGGCATCATCGCATGCTAGCGGCGACCGCCGCGCTACGGCAAGCGCAAACGAGGTTATGGTGACCGTTGTCCGGGTGCGCCGCGCAAGGGTGCCCAGTGAAAGTGATACGCGGGTGCTCGCCAAGGTCGCTCACGCGAATCGTCCGGGCTCGACTTGCAGCAGTTTACCCGACGCCAGACAATGGCGGCGTGGAGCGCCCCGAGTCCGCAGGTACCGGCCGCATGTTCTCGAAGCTCGTCATCCACCACTGGCGGCAGTTTAACCACGTCGAGATCGACTTCCACCGCCGCCTAACTGTCCTGACGGGGGTGAACGGCAGCGGTAAGACGACCCTCCTTCACCTGCTCAACCGTCACTGGGGGTGGACCAACCAGTACGTCAGCAGCCCACCCTCTAATGGAACAGAATCGAGGAAGTATTGGGCCGGCTTTTGGGGTGAAGAGGAGACATCCTCGGGAACAAACGTGGCGCGGTATCACACCATCGGCAAATTGGATTACTTGAACGGCGAGAGTGTGTGGCTTACCGTTTCAAGTGACGTGGCGGAAGTCTTCGAAGTCGGGCCCCCTCCGAGGAAGGTCCCTGGGGTCTACGTTCCTTCGTACCGCTTGCCATACCGCTTTGAACCGATCACAACCGTTCCGGTAAAACTCGACGCGAAACAACAGATTTTCGACGGCTACGCGGACGAAGTGCGGATCAGATATTTTGGCGGAGGTCAAAACCGCCTACCGAGTTTCCATCTCAAGCGGGCGCTGATGTCACTGGCGCTATTTGGCTACGGCGGCGCGGCCGTGGAACCGGACGCAGAGGCCGTCAAGATATTCGAGGGGTTCGAGAACATCCTTCGCGTCACGCTCCCGGAATCGCTGCGATTCAAGAAACTCAAGGTTCGCGTGCCGGAAGTTCTCCTCGTAACGGATACAGGAGAGTTCCCGCTGGAGGCCGTTTCTGGTGGGATCGCGGCCGTCATCGACATCGCGTGGCAGATCCACATGTACGCGCAACTGCACGACGAGTTTGTCGTCGTGATCGATGAGCCGGAAGCGCACCTGCACCCCGCCCTTCAGCAACGCCTGCTGCCCGATCTGCTGACCGCCTTTCCGAAGGCGCAGTTCGTCATCGCCACGCACAGTCCGTTCATGGTCACGTCGGTGCCGGACTCGAACGTTTACGTTCTGAACTACAACGCGGAACGCAAAGTCGATAGCACGCTGCTCGACCGGGCGAACAAGGCCGGCTCTGCGGACGAGATCCTCATGGACGTTCTCGGCGTGCCGTCCACCATTCCGCAGTGGGCACGGACGAAGATCGATTCGCTTCTGGAAGATTTCTCCAAAGGCCCGTTCACGCAGGCTTCCGTTAACCAACTCAAGACGAAGATGAGCGATCTCGGAATGGCCCACCTCTTCCCGGAAGTGCTGGCGACCGCCGCGGAGGGCAAGCCGTGATCCGGCTCCACAAGGGTCCGCCGCCCGATATCCTTGTGAACAAAGCAGCCGAGTGGACGAAGGAATACAAGGACGCACTCGCCGCGAAGACGATGACCGACACCATCCGGTACCGCTACCGGCACGCCGACATCAAATTGGCGCTCCGGCGGGACTCGCACAACAAGTGCATC from the Frigoriglobus tundricola genome contains:
- a CDS encoding RNA polymerase sigma factor, with protein sequence MAKHGAPPIVRPPAGTDPAPAPPPVGPPPAGGRPGDDALVAMFNQVRDELVSTLLYLLGNADDAQDAAQEAFLKCWRARASVPDVQNLRAWIFRVGLNAAKDFQRSAWNRKSRPLPEEDLMIPTRDETPGQGVEDQEALDRLRQAITQLRQDEKEVFLLRQNGDLTYEQIAEIRNAPVGTVKTQMRAALIKLRKVLNPVGEKDEG
- a CDS encoding AAA family ATPase yields the protein MFSKLVIHHWRQFNHVEIDFHRRLTVLTGVNGSGKTTLLHLLNRHWGWTNQYVSSPPSNGTESRKYWAGFWGEEETSSGTNVARYHTIGKLDYLNGESVWLTVSSDVAEVFEVGPPPRKVPGVYVPSYRLPYRFEPITTVPVKLDAKQQIFDGYADEVRIRYFGGGQNRLPSFHLKRALMSLALFGYGGAAVEPDAEAVKIFEGFENILRVTLPESLRFKKLKVRVPEVLLVTDTGEFPLEAVSGGIAAVIDIAWQIHMYAQLHDEFVVVIDEPEAHLHPALQQRLLPDLLTAFPKAQFVIATHSPFMVTSVPDSNVYVLNYNAERKVDSTLLDRANKAGSADEILMDVLGVPSTIPQWARTKIDSLLEDFSKGPFTQASVNQLKTKMSDLGMAHLFPEVLATAAEGKP